A window of Natator depressus isolate rNatDep1 chromosome 3, rNatDep2.hap1, whole genome shotgun sequence genomic DNA:
agttaaatcctagtgaggaaattAGAAAGGAGCatacactggcaaatgaagtgtaaaaatgtaggtaggaaggccaaaaaagaatttgaagaacagctagacaaagactcaaaaagtaacagcaattttctttagaagtacatcagaagcaggaacactgctaaacaaccagtggggccactggatgatcaagatgctaaaggaacaTTCAAGGATGATCAgcccattgcggagaaactaaatgaattctttgcatcgtcttcatggctgaggatgtgaaggagattcccaaatctgagccattctttttaggtgacaaatctgaggaattgtctcagattgaggtgtcattagaggaggttttggaacaacctgataaactaaacagtaataagtccccaggaccaggtggtattcacccaagagttctgaaggaactcaaatgtgaaattgcagaactattaactgtagtttgtaacctaccatttaaatcagcttctgtaccaaatgactggaggatagctaatgtgacgccaatttttaaaacaggctccagaggtgatccctgcAATcgcaggctggtaagcctgacttcaataccgggcaaactggttgaagctATAGTAAAGAGCAAAATTGCCATAGAGACATAGATGAAGATAATCTGTTGGGGAAAAGTCAgcgtggtttttgtaaagggaaataatgtctcaccaatctactagaattctttgctTGTTCACCGCCTCATGTGGGCCAGGGGCATCCAATGGATAcagcgtacttagattttcagaaagcctttgacaaggtccctcaccaaaggctcttgagcaaagtaagctgtcatgggataagagggaagatcctctcatggattggtaactggttaaaagataggaaacaaagggtaggaataaatggtcagttttcagaatagagagaggtaaataatcccagctatacataaaaaatgaggggatataaattagctgttaccactcaagaaagatcttggaatcattgtggctagttctctgaaaacgtccactcaatgtgtagcagcagtcaagAAAGCAAacggaatgttgggaatcattaagaaagggctagataagacgacagaaaatatcatattgcctctatataaatccatggtatgcccacatcttgaatactgcgtgcagatgtagtcatcccatctcaaaaaaagatatattggaattggaaaaggttcagaaaagggcaacaaaaatgattaggggtatggaacggtttccatatgaagagagatcaataagactgggacttttcaccttggaaaaaaAAGACAACGGGGGGGTGGgcgggatatgatcgaggtctataaaatcatgactagtgtagagaaagtaaataagtaagtgttatttactcctcataacacaagaactaggggtcaccaaatgaaattaataggcagcaggaaggaagtattttttccacacaactcAGAGTCaatctggaactccttgccagaggatgttctgaaggccaagactataacagggttcaaaaaagaactagggtaagttcagggaggataggtccatcaatggctattagccaggaaagGAAGGGATGTTGTCCCttgcctgtttgccagaagctgggaaatgggtgacaggagacGGATCAattgattatctgttctgtccGTTCCCTCCtgagcatctggtattggccacagtcaagacagaatactgggctaaatggacttttggtctaacccagtatggctgttcttatgttaaatttgagatgcattaaaaCATGAACCCCTTTATGCCATTTGGCAACTTATATACGCCAGAAGCAGTTTATTGGGGATGTTTAGCTATGTAGAtttaaaatgcattcaaaaaaaaaaccaaccacaagAGGGGAGGTTGCATGCACtgaataagtgacactggtactttcagtaaaatttagctactagttaatacatttttagttttccaaaaaatgtaaaaactaaagagtCTCTGTAAAAATGCATACTCCATCTTTTTCCCGCAGCAAACGGATTTCTAGGAGCCTGCTGAGGAGCCTCTCCGAGGATAATCAATTTCCTATTATCATATTGTAGAAAATATGGCTCTTATTTCCCCTCACTAATATGCTTCATACTGCAGATGCAGTTAGTCCACAAAATAAATCCTCTACTTATCACCTCAAAATGCCCACATCATagttttcatgttttaaaattcttcctAAGAATGATTATTCTGAATTCTACAGGACTACACTGGCTATGAGCAAGAACTCACCCTAGtttttcaaaacacattttatttccCTTTATTCAGTAGAACACCCAAGACCTCTGAATGACAAATATTTGCTATAAGGCAGATGGATAACTACCTTGCCAAAGAAGGGTACCAAGTGGTGCTCACAAAGGGAAAACATATCAATATCCTTAACGATAACCATTTCATTATGATCTTCATCAAAGATTGCATCATTGAGTATATCTGAAAGGACAAGATGAGCAGTTAATGAAAGACTCTACACAGGATTCTATCCTAAATAGCGTTATGCATGTACTGCAGTTGGTAAGTACTTTTCTAAGCACAAAACAAAATCTGATGTGAGAGAAAAGCACAACcccaaaccttttaaaaatagtttaaatatGGACATATTCTTAGCTGAAATTCAATGGTTGTATAGAACTGAcagtatagttttaaaaaaatcagttttaagtaCAGGTAGACTCCTACATTCAACTCGCACACCCCATCTTACATGCATATAAGTAACTTTATACACAGGTGTCATCTAATGGACTTCAGCCCTGCCAAGCAGTGCTAAACTTCTTTTTATGCGGTTCTTACTTTTGGGGGCCTACTGAATGCTCCCAGTCACAGGCAGGGTGAAGGGAGCATTGATCACAGCGCATGCCTATAAAGAGAGAGGCCAGCACCCATTGTTAAGGTGTATATGAGCTTATTTCCTAATAAACTAGTATAGAATTTTATCTGTTTGGAGACAATGGGTCCCTAGTACACACATTCTTTATCAAATCTGTACTTCAGAAGCTGCAAAGCcttatttgtttaaattaatttgaAAGAAAAGTCTAAACATTGAAGATGAGAAAAATTTGTCATCAGAGACCAGCTCCTATTGTGGATATTAAGATACAGAATAGAGAACCAGAAAACTacaaaatggggggaaatgtaaCTAATATAAATGCCAACAGTGGAAAAAGAAGATTAAGATAAAAATCTCTGAAAGGTAAAATTGCAAATGACTCTTACTCCTAAATATAAGTGTTTGCATAATTTCACTTCTGCAAATAGTAACATTAAACTTAATTGCATGTCCCCCCAAAAATGTTTGCAGACTCAGGGCCTTATTTTACAAAATTAAGGTAACAAAGATACTATTTAAGTTTAAACTTTATTAGTATACCTCCAGGAATAATTAATACACAACCCTCGAGCCTGCTGCCActtgccttccccctccctcttttttAACTGATGCTCAAGCTGAAATTCTTGTTTCCTGTTGCAGTAGTGCAAAGGAGCatcagtcctggaccaggaccccactgtgctaagcgctgtacaaacatagcaCAAAATGGCAAATTAGTTTTCTATGAGTAATGCATCTGACTGTGTTTAGAttcatttatttgaaaattacttcccacttccccccctccccatggcactTATACATATGATTATCACCCTGAAGCTGGGGAGTAAAATGGAGAAGTTTCCCTGTTTTTAATTCCCCCATTTCACTGATAAACTTGACTGTATGAAATGTTCTGAGAGACTGGGAAGGGTTTTGAAGGTTTATAGAGGTGAAGGCTGTTAAATGCAAGAACTGAAAGCCATAGAGCACCTTCCAGGAATGTGAGAATCTGCCCCCTTAGTGAAGTGAAAAATGAAGTGTGATTGTAGtgccaggatatcagagagataaggtgagtgaggtaacatctttcaCTGGACccacttctcttggtgagagagacaagctttggagcttacacagagctcttcttcaggtctgagaatcTTATTCACACTGCCACAGCTACatacaaggtggaagagattgtttagcagaagtagttaaaatgtattttaagggGCCTGTCAAAGTGAAGTGGTCTTTAACCCTCCAGTTGAGGGAAGTACCTGGGGGTGAGGCGCtattagtggattacagattgctgtaacaagccataaatccagtgtctctattcagtctcTGACTTTTAGTGTCtaacagagttatgaatttaagctgccAGGCTCCTTTTtcgaaagtgttgtgcaggtttcctttgagtaTGAGGACTACGGGATCAGCTATAGAcagactggatttatggcttattacaacaatctgtaacccactacccCCCTGCcgccttttcccctccctttcccccttatGACTGGAGggatgttaacaggccacttcaccttgaatgatccctgtGAAATGTATGATTAATGTGATCGGTATGATTAATGTGTCTTTTGCTCAACAAAACCCTAACCACTAACCTTTTGCTCAACAAAACCTTTACCCTAACCACTCTGTGCCACCTTGTGGtgagctgtgacccactgagtcAGTTTCCCAGCCCGGAAGGGGCGCTTGGTGTAGCTCTCACCCCCAGCCATGGGTCCAATACAAGCTatacccccacccccttgtcTCTGGAGGACAGGTGGAAGGCAATGAAGCAGCagctgagaggagaggaaagggtcCAGCTGAGGGTCCCACTTGGTGAAAGGCCATCTAGGCTCAGGGCACTTGGTTTCCATGAGCAGGGCGGCAGAGACCAGGGGCGCTTGCACGTTCCCTTTCATAGactcacagaagattagggttggaagagacctcgctCCGGAGGCCATCgaggcctagggtgaccagacagcaagtgtgaaaaatcaggacaggggcaataggagcctatataagaaaaaggccccaaaatcaggactgtccctataaaatcgggacatctgctcaccctacCTAGTCCAACCACCAAAACCGTCACAGCCAGGCCGGCCAGCAGGACTCACCCTCGATGGTTTCTTGGTAGCCTTTCGTGAGGAACTGCATGGCTTTGGCAGCCCTCCTGGGCGTCAGGAGCAGCCCCTGCCTCGCAGGGTTCTCGCCCAGCCGCTGCAGGATGCTCAGGTAGGCGTCCTCCAAGGCGGGCAGCTCGCCGCCCTCTGCCGCCTCCTCCCGGCCGCGCTTCTCCGGGCGATACTGCACCAGGGCCCGGCGCGCCTCGGCCGACGGCAGCTCGCTGTAGCCATTGCAGCAGGGGCGCGGCAGCTCCTCGCCGGCCGCCGGGCACGCCATGCTGCGGGGCTGGCCGCGGGGAGGCGCCGGGCAGTGCCTGGGGTTGCCGGCCTCTATTTATCCCCGCTGCCTCTCCACGGCTATTTCCCGCGCTCGGCAGGTGACGTCCTCGGGGCTGTCAGCTGGGCAGGCTCCTCTGAGCGGCCATTGTCCCCGGCGGCCCCTGTGCCCGGCGGCCAGAGCCCATCTGACCTGCCGGCAGTAATCAGAGGACGCGGGTGCTAGTCACGCTCCCAATGCGCCTGCTCTCCCGGGCCTTTTCAGCGGCTCCGGGACCGTAACCCAGGCGTGAACCGCTACATATCCGCCCGGCTCCTTGCCTCCCGCCGCCGCGCCCGGCTTCGGGGTGCTTtcctggggggctgctggcccctctTCCTGGCCGAGGGCGCCACGAATCAGGAGGATAAGCTGGTTCCTTATCCCCAGCTCCTGATTTGTGGTTCCCAGGTCCTTATTGCAAGGTCAAAACTAGTTAAAATACATCAGCATGGGGTCTTATACAATCACATTGCGTCACATTTCTGTGGTCAAAATTTAAATTACAAGCCAATTCTGCATTCATTCCATACTCAAGGAGCTAGGATGTGTCTGACCAGAAGTGTAATGTGTCATTCAGGTCTCCccaagtgacccatccccacAACCATCAGATTTTGCTGAAGGAGCTGGGACATGCCACTCCATGACCCAAAGCTTGGTTCCTGCACAATATGCTGCCACATGTCATGCCTCCGCCCCTCTTCTACACTGTAAGGAGGGCTTGAATAAGAAACTGGGGTTTTACAGCCTGTATGTGACAAATTTTGTCTTGGGTCACCCCAGGCACAATGTCCCCACGACCTTCAGGCCGTTCTGAGGGAGCTGGGACACTGGGACATGCCACtcacccagctccaccaatgtttgggtctgggtctctcccccatccccgccTGCCGTCCCCACGCACCTCCCTCAAGTGTCCCCCGACCTTTCCACcaaataaagataaaaaaaacaaaaaaagttagaagaggacagaaataaCTGGCAAATGAAGCAAAATGAAAGATGCTAATTCActatttactcctgagggcattctgcaccaaaaaattaaaaattctgcacacaatattttaaaattcagcaaaattctgcacattttatttgtcaaataaatgtgaagGATCCAGTATGGCATTGGGAAGCACATGCCACCGGCTGCACAGAGGTGGCTAAAactggccttcaacattggttctccacttgtaaggtacctcccttctcttcatgtgccaatttatatttatgtctgtatctgtaattttctctccatgcatctgaagaagtgggtttcttacccacaaaagcttatgcccaaataaatctgttagtctttaaggtgccaccggactcctcattgtttttgtggatacagcctaacacggctacccctctgatattcaCTCCCAGAGGTGAACCTTTTTATTTCTGGTCTGACAAATATATTACCCcaacttttattttgtattttctttgtcCATTAACATACAGTATGCatgtaaaaaacaataaaaagctgtcataaatataaagagaagggtaaacccctttaaaatccctcctggccagaggaaaaatcctctcacttgtaaagggttaagaagctaaaggtaacctcgctggcacctgaccaaaatgaccaatgaggagacaagatactttcaaaagctgggaggagggagagaaacaaagggtctgggtctgtctgtatgctgcttttgccagggatagaacaggaatggagttttagaactttagtaagtaatctagctaggtatgtgttacattatgatttctttaaatggctgagaaaagaactgtgctgaatagaatgactattcctgtctgtgtgtcttttttgtaacttaaggttttgcctagagggattctctgtgttttgaatctaattaccctgtaaggtatctaccgtcctgattttacagaggggattcctttacttctattaaaagtcttcttgtaagaaaactgaatgctttttcattgctttcagatccaagggtttgggtctgtggtcacctatgcaaattggtgaggatttttgccaaacctttcccaggaagtggggtgcaagggttgggaggattttggggggaaagacgtgtccaaactacgtttcccagtaaacccagttaaagtttggtggtggcagtggagatccaaggacaaaggataacattaatttgtaccttggggaagttttagcctaagctggtgaaagtaagcttaggaggttttcatgcaggtccccacatctgtaccgtagagttcagagtgggggaggaaccttgacaaaagcaATATTCAGCCAGTTTGTTGGAAATCTAGCTGTAATGATTTCACAGAAATTATAAGGTAGTTACAAATGTAGACGTCTGTAGGAATGTTCCTTTGTTGTTAGATGAATTAACAAcagaaaaaatgggtgtttactgAAATTCCTTTAATTATGTTACAGATATAAAAATATTTGGTATGATTAATGTGTCTTTTGCTCAACAAAACTAGTAAGACGACACTGCTTGGGCATAGTTGGTTCCCAAATACTCATGTTTATTAAATATATGCAAACATACAAGTCCTAGCTTAATGTATACTGCTGCTCTGAGTGTTTTCCAATGGCTTCTGAAATAGAGAAAACAGTGAACGCCACTAGAGTGCTCATAAACTAGTTTTAAAGGCATACTACTGTATTCCTATCTACTACCATTAGTTGAACCAGCTAGTGTCTTTAGTGTTGCTGTGAGATTTATACAGCAACAATATCGTGCTGGAACTAGCGGTGCTAGGAGTGCTgccataccccctggcttgaagtggtttccattatataaagggtttacagtttggttcaatggctctcagcaccccttctataaaaattgttccagcacccctgggcttGGTATACTTTAATAGAATTTGGATAAATCTGTCTGTGGCTAGAATAGCCccacctcctttcctttttaattccAAAATTCTATCATAGAAAAGCCAGTCCTCAGTATGACCAAGTTTGTGGAAACGTACAAAATATGTATTGTGTGTTATCCCAGCATCTTTGTATCTATAATGATACCAGCTTTGCTTTAATAAACTCTACTGTTAATGCAAATAATTTTGGTGACTTCTATGGAACTAATCAATATTTGAAACATGTTAAATATTAATGCTATATTCAAGTTACACGGAAAAGTGCTACAGAGAAGGCAGATAAAGTATTTTTCTGGGATAGAGGCATTTCATATTTGTCTAAATAGTCAGCAAATGGTATTTGAAAAAATTCCGGTCACTATTTTGAGATGCATCCACCAAAATGCACCTTGTTTCCTTTCAACTTACCTACTATCATGCACAGAAATCGCTGATGGAAATAGCCAAGGGTCACATTTTTGTATCTTTCTGTGATAAGACTTTACTGCAAGCGTAATGAGTAAGATGCATAGCTCACAACTGATGAAATGATGTAGTTACCTGGCATAACCCATTGCATTTGTTCACTTTGACTCTGAAATTGTAAAATAAGAAATTGATATTcagtataataaaaaaaaataattgagcaATTAACTGAGCAATTGTTGCTGTTGTTGATGCTGCCCACTAGTGATATTCCCCGGGGACCAGGgtatgtgcagtggagtgtcttctTTTGGCTGGGTTTTACATTGCTTTTTTATGATCTAACTTTTTCCGTTGCTATGTGTTTGTTAGAGAAGTCAAGGCCAAAAAAATGAGTCTTgcaggtggtgaggtttgtggtgATGATTTAGTTCCTGAGGGAGGTCATTCCACAATCTGGGATCAgcctcccccgcacacacaccaaaaaaaaaaaagtttgtctcCCACACAGCTAAGCGTTGTCCTTATCCTAGAGCATTCCATTGTACCTGAGAAGCAGTGATATTGACCATGATCTTTGTTCCAGAGCTTaggatgttttttttttgttttgttttaagacaggggtcggcaacttatggcatgcgtgccaaagacggcatgcgagccaatttttaatggcacggaCCCTGGCAAACAGCAGCGTACCATTTAAATTC
This region includes:
- the LOC141985353 gene encoding GTP cyclohydrolase 1-like, which produces MACPAAGEELPRPCCNGYSELPSAEARRALVQYRPEKRGREEAAEGGELPALEDAYLSILQRLGENPARQGLLLTPRRAAKAMQFLTKGYQETIEDILNDAIFDEDHNEMVIVKDIDMFSLCEHHLVPFFGKVHIGYLPIKKVVGLSKLARIVEIFSRRLQVQERLTRQIALAITEALKPAGVAVIVEASHMCMVMRGVQKMNSRTITSTMLGVLREDPKTREEFLTLIKN